The Chelatococcus sp. HY11 genome includes a window with the following:
- a CDS encoding glycine zipper domain-containing protein, which produces MKNFIIIGLLAMGLVACNPNDRTDRTIGGAAIGAGAGALVGGLATGRAGGALAGAAIGGVGGAIVGNATTPTCRTYVYRGRRYQEC; this is translated from the coding sequence ATGAAGAATTTTATTATTATAGGGTTGCTTGCAATGGGCTTGGTTGCCTGTAACCCCAACGATCGCACCGATCGGACCATCGGTGGTGCCGCCATCGGTGCCGGCGCGGGCGCCCTGGTTGGAGGCCTGGCGACCGGCCGTGCGGGCGGTGCGCTCGCGGGTGCGGCCATCGGCGGTGTCGGCGGCGCCATTGTCGGGAACGCGACGACTCCCACCTGCCGTACCTATGTCTATCGCGGTCGTCGTTATCAGGAATGCTGA
- the gltS gene encoding sodium/glutamate symporter, whose product MTTIAVPGLLSFTIAILVYFTGAGLNRVVEPLRRWNIPEAVTGGLIAAVVTLAAYHLFDTAVTFDLEARDMLLLYFFTGIGLNARLSDLMAGGRRLAILLAITIVFLVLQNIIAVGSVALLGLPDGLAAFLGSASLIGGHGTTIAWAPIIEQRFGIPQALEVGIASATLGLVIASLVGGPVARLLIARYGLSGPLEKAPIVGLPDDPDGHVRNDVSAVSLLRTILVLNIAILIGFTVDELLEELGINLPLFVACLMVAIVMTNTIPYVFRGLLWPTRTKALSLVSDLSLSVFLAMSLMSMQLWTLGDLGPALLLVLGVQTVAAVAYILFVVFPAMGRDYDAAVVSAGFSGISLGATPTAIANMTAVTKVHGAAPIAFIILPLVSAFFIDIANAVAIGFMVR is encoded by the coding sequence ATGACAACGATCGCCGTTCCGGGACTACTGTCCTTCACTATCGCCATCTTGGTGTACTTTACCGGAGCGGGGCTCAATCGGGTGGTTGAGCCGCTGCGACGCTGGAATATTCCAGAGGCGGTCACCGGCGGCCTCATAGCCGCGGTCGTGACGCTCGCGGCCTACCATCTCTTCGATACCGCGGTTACCTTCGATCTCGAGGCGCGCGACATGCTGCTCCTCTATTTCTTCACGGGGATCGGGCTGAACGCCCGCCTGTCGGACCTCATGGCGGGCGGGCGTCGACTCGCCATCCTGCTGGCGATCACCATCGTTTTTCTCGTCCTGCAGAACATCATCGCGGTCGGCAGCGTCGCCCTGCTTGGCCTGCCGGACGGGCTCGCGGCGTTTCTGGGCTCGGCCTCCCTGATCGGTGGCCATGGCACGACGATCGCCTGGGCGCCGATCATCGAGCAGCGTTTCGGGATACCCCAGGCGCTGGAGGTCGGCATTGCCAGCGCCACGCTCGGCCTTGTCATCGCGAGCCTGGTGGGCGGCCCCGTCGCGCGCCTGCTCATAGCGCGCTATGGCCTGAGCGGTCCCCTCGAGAAGGCCCCTATCGTTGGCCTGCCGGATGACCCTGACGGGCACGTGCGGAATGACGTGAGCGCTGTGAGCCTGCTGCGGACTATCCTGGTGCTCAACATCGCCATTCTGATCGGCTTCACCGTGGATGAGCTGTTGGAAGAACTCGGCATCAATCTTCCGCTCTTCGTCGCCTGCCTGATGGTCGCGATCGTCATGACCAACACCATCCCTTACGTCTTCCGCGGGCTGCTCTGGCCTACGCGGACAAAGGCGTTGTCGCTCGTCTCCGACCTGTCGCTGAGCGTCTTCCTCGCCATGTCGCTGATGAGCATGCAGCTATGGACGCTCGGTGATCTCGGCCCGGCCCTGCTTCTCGTGCTCGGCGTGCAGACCGTTGCGGCGGTAGCCTACATCCTGTTCGTGGTCTTCCCCGCCATGGGCCGCGACTACGACGCGGCCGTGGTTTCGGCCGGGTTCAGCGGTATTTCCCTCGGCGCGACACCCACCGCCATCGCCAATATGACCGCGGTGACGAAGGTGCATGGCGCGGCCCCCATCGCCTTCATCATCCTGCCGCTCGTCTCCGCCTTCTTCATCGACATCGCCAATGCGGTGGCCATCGGCTTCATGGTGCGCTGA
- a CDS encoding patatin-like phospholipase family protein, with the protein MKRRNFLKASALVPVSVGAAAISPVLAQTPTPLEAMTTQVSDSLFASDGLAVPVPDKPVPSRFAAGLDRTLVLGGGGEYYVAWYCGFFHGLLELGVDPAALAEMVVGTSAGSYAGSSLTSGHFLRMRSEIEFFGQFPSLFAKLAPLSAPNASQKRAQEINFKVTSGDAASIRAIGHAALAADNHVNGGAVERLAWLLTGDSRTDWPVAKMFTTANDCYTGERLVVHQDVARKNGIPLAHAAAASSSLPGVMGPTLLGQRYCMDGGISKTWAHTDLVAGSKRALIITLTNGYEGSLLTGIPHDIHKEIATLEATGTKAMLIIAGTPPGVNLLDPGQIAPAIKAGYERAKIEAPKIKDFWA; encoded by the coding sequence ATGAAACGCCGGAATTTCCTCAAAGCATCCGCGTTAGTGCCTGTCTCCGTCGGTGCGGCGGCGATCTCGCCGGTTCTTGCCCAGACACCAACACCGCTGGAAGCGATGACCACGCAGGTCAGCGACAGTCTGTTCGCCTCCGACGGCCTCGCCGTCCCGGTCCCCGACAAGCCGGTGCCCTCGCGATTCGCTGCCGGGCTCGACCGCACGCTGGTGCTCGGTGGCGGCGGTGAATACTACGTCGCATGGTATTGTGGTTTCTTCCACGGCCTGCTCGAACTCGGCGTCGATCCGGCGGCCCTCGCCGAGATGGTGGTGGGCACCTCGGCCGGTTCCTATGCCGGCTCTTCGCTCACGTCCGGGCATTTCCTGCGAATGCGCAGCGAGATCGAGTTCTTCGGGCAGTTTCCAAGCCTGTTCGCCAAGCTCGCGCCGCTCTCCGCCCCCAATGCCAGCCAGAAGCGCGCGCAAGAGATCAACTTCAAGGTCACCAGCGGTGATGCCGCTTCGATCCGCGCCATCGGCCATGCGGCGCTGGCGGCGGACAACCACGTCAATGGCGGGGCCGTCGAGCGGTTAGCGTGGCTTCTGACGGGAGACAGCCGCACCGACTGGCCGGTCGCCAAGATGTTCACCACCGCCAATGATTGCTACACCGGCGAACGTCTGGTGGTGCATCAGGATGTGGCCCGCAAGAATGGCATTCCGCTCGCCCATGCCGCCGCCGCCAGTTCCTCGCTGCCTGGGGTTATGGGACCGACGCTGCTGGGGCAGCGCTATTGCATGGATGGCGGCATCTCCAAGACCTGGGCGCACACCGATCTGGTTGCCGGCTCGAAGCGCGCGCTCATCATCACCCTGACCAATGGCTATGAGGGCAGCCTGCTCACCGGCATTCCTCACGATATCCATAAGGAAATAGCGACGCTGGAGGCGACCGGCACCAAAGCGATGCTGATCATCGCCGGCACGCCACCGGGCGTGAACCTGCTCGATCCCGGCCAGATCGCTCCCGCGATCAAGGCAGGTTATGAGCGCGCCAAGATCGAGGCGCCGAAGATCAAGGACTTCTGGGCCTAG